Part of the Zingiber officinale cultivar Zhangliang chromosome 8A, Zo_v1.1, whole genome shotgun sequence genome, atattctCCTCTATTGTTATATTATTTTAATGGTGATTGTCTGAGCCTTTGCCTAGGTGTTGGGTTGTGGGTCAACCGCCTGCTATCTGGAACCATCTTTTAGTACCTTATGTTTCGGCATATTGTTTCTATCAGGCATAATGTTAgtactaaataaatatttattttatgctTGTTTATACAAGACATGCATGCGAGTTCAGCTTTCTTTATGCTTTAAGCTTGATAGCCTATCAGACAAACTTTTTCtattatgatgttacttataagcAATTCATGTTTACAAAGGTTTCATGATGAAAATTACTTAAATGATTATTTGTATTATATGTAGTAATGAATAAACTTGATTATTCTATTGTAATGCAATATCTGATTCTGGACAGAATTATGAGGTGGATAGAGGAGGAAGAAACACTGCAATATCTGATTCTGGACATGAGCGGTAAGCCTTCTTTCTTGTTGAAAATAATTATTACCAGGTTCAAATGATATCAAATTAAggaaaatagtaaaataaaataaccAGTTTTTGCACTTTTGAGCACAGGAGTGACTTCCATTGACAGTGATGGGATTGGCATGCTAGTAGAACTCCACAAACATGTAGAAAGAAGAGGCATCAAGGTATAGTAAGAAATCAAATTAAAGAATATAGAATCATGTTGTTTGTTCCCTTTCCTACTTGCGGAATCTTTTAGTATATATACATGCACTTTAACACGAATCAGGTTTAAGAATGAAGGAAGAATCTTTCATattgttcttttgaaaatttattatgttaatataagtagaatctttttgaagatagtgtaaataaattattttatatattccaagaaaaatcataataatctactatacaccatgcatcactatatttagcttctttcaaatcagttgccttataacagattatttcaaatgtgcagatcaaaaaagctgagcaaacaagtaaaaattaccagcaaaaggttacttatctcattttcaatctctatttgagtagaatttacagtatctttaatttcccttatgtaagcaacaaactactttatatccatattgactattttattctattcagtaagagaactggagaatcaattaaatggtgacaggacaaccaagaaggatgttgcaaagttcccaaagcctccagtggctcctttaagatggaggcctcctttacaaagaatcaccaatcagttgtcaccctcaggacatcaaacaagcagaggtgcccatccagtaatagataaagagaattgtctattaacaaataaaactactggggaagatttagttaaatctctgcacagagcaagaaggataacgttggcaccagtaagaagaatatttgtgtactatctattaccttttgatgttgtaagaaaaatagttatgtgtaatttgtggatactgacttaatgtgcacaatatctattatctttttatgttgtaagaagaatatttatgtgttggttatatggatattgacttggtgtgtttagatacatcggtgcatttttatttgtgattttcctagataattaataatttaacttagttttatgattttcttggtgataatattggtttttcactatttcagaaatcgaatttgtgtcgttaaacaatactgatattacatcgattttccaccgctgcaaaaccggtgtcattaactaatattacatcggtcgtataccactaccaaaactggtgttattaacatataatattacatcggttttacacccgatgtcgttaagtgatactacatcggttataacccgatgtctaaaatgacagaccttttacatcaccttcatagacatcggtcaaaaatataatagacagcggtggaaaaccgatatctatgagggtttttcttgtagtgtattaacctttgaatcctacttaagttaatatggcctatccttagatttcaaagatatatttggtttagttgctttctcttattagaattagaagatgtgttattaatttccatttgttgcatcgtgggagttattggatttagagtatacaaattgccaaccaatgtaccagaacagataacttccctatttttcttgacaactactttgtcatcaaaagaaacagaatatccatccataaagagtttagaaattgaaattaagttctttctaaaacttagtacataaagataatttcccaaaatcaatgttttatgcctatcaaaagacaaataaacatctcccactgcaacagccgccacttttggAGCATTGCCCATGTGGATGATAATCTCcctttcatgtagtcgtcgagtttcctagaacccctgcaatgaattacagacatgatcagtgactcccgtatttACACACTacgtaccggtagataacaccactaaatatatttcaactactagagaataagatatacctttattgttctccttcctacgaggacagtccaccttccaatgtccagactgcttgcatgtgaagcacttgtccttcggcttcttcacacctgccttcGGTCCTAGAGATCGATTtactttctttgttgaaccaacttgtttctctttcttctttctacctttcgGTCTAGAAACAGAAACATTTTcaacaatgtgaatttgagagttttgacgaaataacccttctgttgcttgaagttctgtcagaagttccgtcaacgaataaacccttttgttcatagtgtagttcaagcggaactgctcaaaacttttaggcaatgtttggagaatgatatcgaccgaggttcccccatcgatttcagccccAAGGATTTCTATAtcatttaaatgagccatcattttgaggatatgatcccatacaggtgtcccctcagtcatggtggtcatcatcaAACTTCTCATAGCCTGTTGCCTAGtaacccgattctggtgtccgaagagttccttgagattgcgcatcatgtcataagcagtaggcatgacctgatgttgatgttgcagtacatttaacaaagaagtcaaaatgtaacaccgcatcaTCTCATCtaccctgacccatttcttatgacactcaatctcctcttcactagaatcactattaggcaagcttagacagatctcaaaaagtacgaacttgtagccttcagcagttaagacaatgtccaagtttctcttccaatcaatataattgggtccagtaagtttgttttctttcatttaaattcaccaactattaattttatttgtcataaagttaggttgacaagataataaaattaatgggtaaaactccctcttacaaatgtttgaatttgtatacgtacgtccacactatcatgacatacaaaattcacggtgctttgaggtattggtaaatttaaatgatattgtttgaggaatcaatattattttatcttggtagatcgtcacccacatgacgtccaagagaaagagaggaatacaacagaagatcaagagatctttagctacaaagaaaggtataactaattaattatttccgcttcaaattaattagtttgtgttctttgtatggatcctgaaataccaacacaagaggctagcgattttgtgtttcggttttgtgtttcgatttagtgttttgatcttatgcttctattgaagtctctgtagttaaacatagggttactataagaagtttaaatatctaatttctttgaaagtctttgtctaggaagttgtggatgatcccatacccaagaaggtcaagtgtctcaccatgtttaacttggaagtcaatccttgaaatagatatttaatcaactcctgtaacatgggatgaacttggattaataatgttaaatatcgtttgcaatccaagttttaactactgaagaacacatgagttgaacttgaagtaaaatgTTATGTTCCAttttcaattcaagtttaactcatgaggaacacataggttgttaggaaagttccgtgcttgtacaaatttttgtacaggggaagcagaacggaatttcgagtagcgaccaacaattggtatcagagctagttttcagcctctgtgtgtttagttttcagttaaattatgcacttttcatacataaatttaagcaggataatagtagaatgtgcaaatagattaactctgtggttgtaggcatcctagttctaactattatgaccctattgtgtttgtgtgtgattggaccctcagacatgtcgagggcattttatatgtgtgcatgattaaaattattaaatacagcaggagctgtattagttttaggattttgcatttttgttcgatctagattacatgtacattccttcatggaatataggatcgataaatgtaaaattttattttgttgcggatcgtatccttgcgaggcgtggtgctatttgatgattagaggcgcagcggaaaaggaagcaagaaggacgcaacgacataaaccctagggccgACGACCAGAGTTGGCGGCAGCTAGGGTTAGCGGCATAcgaaggacagctatggatgaggccataatagttggaaaattagttttcatatttattgccttttatgctgtgatgtgtgtgttgtgctgtgtgtgtgtgcatgttaaaattcctcgttttaaataactaagtgtgagaggaattatttaaattccacggtctccattactggtttgtaagtgatgcatttaaacttacgcgttggctctgagtgccttcttccacatcggatgagtttgtttgcggatcactagatcaaacttcctttatggatgattataggaagttatttaggtgcgtgcgatcttctccatctgaaggggcacaatcctatttaatggactaagtatcaagtaatgatatacacttaaacatatttaatagtatcctccccatcggagtcactgctattatttgtgtgaccgaagaaaaatcaactattaattttatttatcataaagttaggttgacaagataataaaattaatgggtaaaactccctcttgtgttggtatttcaggatccatacaaagaacacaaactaattaatttgaagcgaaaacaattaattagttatacatttctttgtagctaaagacctcttgatcttttgttgtattcctctctttctcttggacgtcgtgtggacgacgatctactaAGATGAAATCTACCTAaacaacttattttaaaatctctgTTAATAATACATCATCTTAGTACTAAAGGAGAAATACACTTATATCcaaatacaaaaataacttaaaacTAATAATACGATTTTGTAGTCAAATATATACTCCCCAATAATAGAGAGGAAATCAACTCCGACAACACAAACCAAGAAGAAGGCCCAATAGGCCTATTTTCCAAGCCAAACCCAAAGTTGAACCtaagaaaaaatattatttaataaagagTTGAGAAAAGAAACCATATCTAAATAAAGATAAACATGTTCGACTGTTTAAGCCAAAGGAAACCTATGCAAACATCATCATTTATTTCACATGTAATGAACCTAGACACACGTCATCAACCTACCCAACTAAGAAAAACTTATATACTAAGGAAACAAAAATGAGTAACATGTATTAATTTGGATTTAGTAGAAGTTCAATTAGATGTATCAGATATTTCGTCTATCTACTCCATTGTATCAATCAATGATATAGAAGAAATCTCATCTTCTTTATATTACAAATTAATCAATTACTTCCTACATACCCCTTCTATGATAACTAAGAAATATGGTTTGTATCATGACTATAGTAATAATCCTACAACTAACTTAGAAGAGCAATGAGATGATATGTTTCTATCAGAGGATATAGATCTGATGTTTGAACAGGTTTCACCTCTAAACACCACACCTATAAGACTAGACATGCCTCAATGCCCTCATGATTGGAACTTAAAATAGGAATAAATAATGTTCCATGTTTTCTATGTGGCTTTTATCCTACCATAGTTAGACGAGGTACATGCAAACTTTGTCAATGACAAATTTATAACTTATGTCTAGAACAAACTTTTGCTAATTCCATACTCATAACAACTCACATCAAAAGCAATACCAGAAGCAATACCAAAAACACACTTCTTGAAAAAAGAGTTTCTGTCTTAGAAGCTCGACTTAACCTTCTAAAAGCTGAGCTCGATAGCCTTAAGCCCCCAATAGCCTTCACTTCACAAGATAATAAAGGAAAAGGTGTAATGATTACTAAACCTAATCCAGATATTGATATGGTTTTTATCAAAACACCTAGTATTGTAATACTGGTAGGACCATATATATACGAGTTTGATATTTAGTAAACATCCATGTCTATGAATTTATCCTTCATGCCTTCCTTGATAGTGGAGCTACAAACTCCATGATCGATGAAGCTACTATTTTAGATATTTTACCACTAGATCTTATCAAAACTGCTATACAACATTTGGTTAGTACTCACTTTGATGGACAAAAATAATCTTGTACTAATTTTGTTACCAATATACACTTATGATTCTACAACTTTGATACTTATAgtactcctctctctctctctatatatatatatcttatggTGCTCACCTTGTTAgcaccaaatattttttttagagcTTGGGATTTAGAAGTTAGGatatagtctttagtgtttaggatttgagttatagtattaaagttaaagaaatttaaaaaaataaaaaaaaattacacatggtactcacaaaatatatatatgactCATCTCCTTCGCATACACAAGACACACACAGGAGTCTAGCAAGATAACAAatttgtgtgtgtgtatatatacacacacatatatataccCTACCGCGTGCACGCCTAATTTTTTTTACACTTAATACAATAACTCAATCCATAAATCCTAAAGGTAAAATCCTAAATGACATAACTGTaagctaaaagaaaaaaaataaaaaacttgaaatgagcaatatatatatacactacgGTGAGATATTTTAAGTGGTTAATCAAACATCtaagatttaaatcttacctACACACTATATGAATTTTCTTCTAATATGATGACAAATGTAAGGACGTTGGCTGCTTGGATAAACCTCTCGAGTGATTTCTAATTTACTTTAATTGTCAGTGGAAAACTTCGATAAAATTAAACTAATCACTTCCAAAATTAATCGATTTAAAAATTAGATAcctagattaaaaaaatattataatatatagtAATTCTACTTAAACTTATTATAATATATaacaattttatttcaaaattattacaacatataataattttgaataaacaATCATAAGtgtagaaattttaaataaattattttaaaaataaaaatatttttgataaaaagtaaaatgaaatattattttgatattttaaaaaattaaaatgtctTTGACAAAATGAATAATAAAAGGCACCTTTTAACTTTTGCCTAAATAATGATTGTGATACTAAAGTTTGATATCCATCTTTGATCTTTTATGTAACTTTTgcctaaataattattattgcaTCATAGCCCGGAGATAATGGTGTAATAATTCAGCCCTCCAACGGATCATTAAAGAGCCTAGATTCAAGTTTCAACTGTGAGACACTAAAAGGATTTTTCCTCTGATGAGAAACGGATCTTAAAATATGTCATTTGGATGAACTTCCAAGAGTTCTTCCTAATTTACTCCGGTAATCGGTAAAAAAATTTTATGAGATTAGACCGATCATCTAAAATTAATCGATTCAGAGAGCTGGATATCGAtgccaattaaaaaaaataaataataataaaaaatgttaGCATCAAAGCAACTTCGTGCTGCTTCATACAGCATCACATTGAGACAAAGCTTACTCGAGATGCATATATTGACATACAAGCAACTCTAAAACAGATTGAAAACAAACAATAAAATCTGTCACAAACTCaattgaataaactaaacatacaCACACCTTGCTTATCTTTTCTGATCACAAAGAAGTTGCAGGCAAGCCATACTAGAGAATATGATCATCAGATTAACCATCGGTGATGCAATACCAATTTAGATGTTCTTTACCTTCCTAGTGATTGTAAACATTGACAATAATGTGTATTAGCTTTCCCTCAGGGGAAAAAAATGGTGTGGGAGACCAAACCTTTGATATGTGATGTAGCTCACGTACTACCTCGACGACATCAAGTGTTGTCTCAATTACTtgaagttggccaaaagtatcttATCCTGGAACTGAACTAGATTTATCGGTATGTGGTATTCATGCTGCACATGAAAAATATACCTTTAGGAAGTTGGCATAGAGACACTTTGATGTAGTAACTCCAGCCATATCTGCAAATCCACTGCACACTCCCGTTCAAGCCACAGATCTAAATTGCACCTTGCATTCCCCTGATGCttgtaaaatatttattaatgcaCAACATTACTTTCAGAAAATTTACCTTGTACTTACCGAATGCAGATGAAGCAATTGAAGTAGGCGAGGAAAGTGTGCTAATCCAAGCAACATCAGATtgatatacaacaacaacaacatacaACAACCAAGCTTTTTCCCAACATCAGATTGATATAagattaaaagatttttttttttgacaaattagCAAAAGTATTCAACAAGAAAAAACAGGAAAGAGAACATAGAAAACCATGGACTTCAATGATCATCAAAATGGAAAAAAGGCAGTCATAGGTTCCATAAAGTAATGTTGATGTATGAGTAGTTTCCTTTTCAACCCAAAAATAGAAACAAAGTTTTCATTTGTGCATATTTTTATTTACCTCCCCCTGTAAATATttatatatctaaacaaaatttgaTCTTGTaaggccaatttgctccaaaaacAATGACAACTTGCTAAAATGGGTACAGGAGGACTTAAACTCAAcaaaataatcatgatacagttTCAAATTTGATAGTGTTGACACTAAAAGTCAGTGAATCAATCAGAGCAACCAATTCATGCAGTAATAACGTCAGAACGAGGTGTGAGCAAAATGGAACTAGTTATCATTGTGTCAAATTGCAACCAGTTAATTTGATGAAAACAAACTGAAGCTAGCAAGTTTGAGGTTCACAAAGAGATTTGTGGAGCACATTAAATTGTTGTCAAAGAGATCAATGTTGCATTGACATGGATATCACCAATAGAATAGGATTCTATATGTTATGCAAAAGGGCATTAAAACAAACAGCATATTGGTTTTAAGTTTACATCCTAGTATCCTATTATTAAACTATGGCAATTCTGAGGATGAGCCAaggatataatcaacaagatttaCTTGTCATTTTCTCAGGGATGATTTTATATTGACTATAAACTAAATTAGTGAGTAAGATGGGGATAAATTTCAGCGAATTCAAATATTATTCACAGGCTTGGCTTGCCAAAAACTATCATAATTTAATATGTACAATCTTTATTGGAAGTGAGTCAAGACGAATAAAATTATGAGCAAAACATCTTGTTATACACAAGTCAATGACAGATGAAAAAATATTTGGAAGACAATCTTTGAGATTGGTGTGATGATGCTATCAACAATTTGGTGTATAACGATCACATAGAAACAGTACATACATAATTTCTTATGACGAATGTGCATTTGGCACTATTGCTGCTTGAAATAATAGTGTAGTACTTTTGCATATGAAGATAAATGAAAATCTAGATGAGGAGGATGATGGCCATCCATGTAATTGGAGTTAATAGATCTTGATGAGATATTATGGGAACATAGGATAGAATCCTAGCACAAAGGTAAAAGCAGCTTTGTTGTATGATAAAGAAGTTGCAGTTGAGTAGGGAGAAAGGGAGAAAGACAATTTGACCAATTCACAATTATTGACACTAAGTACCCATGATATGAGAATATTTTCATCAAATTGGGAAGCATCATTTAGCTGTTGGATGCATGGTTTGACATTGTGTCTATTGATTGATTAACTTAAATGGAAAATAATACCGTGGTTGATCAAGTgataaatatttaaaaagaatataTCCAAAGTATGAGAAGAAAAAACTTAATTGAGGCAAAAAATGAGTTGTGATAACTAGATAAAGCATATTCAACATTAAAAATATTGTTGCCAACTAAACCTGCAAGTGATGCAGATTAGGAATAAGATTCagattttaaatttcgaatttagatTTCAGTTGTTTGGTAATTAGTCAAGTTATTTGATAATTAGACTTAGTTTGTTATACGACTGAATCTCCAGATTTACTTATTTGTTTGGTAGTTTTGGTAGGAATGAGTCTATAAAAGTCTCAGTATTTCATGTAAAATTCAGTTTTCAATTAATAAGATTTCCATTATGTGTGACTCTTTCTCTAGGTGAGATAGCCATCCTTTTGCTTTATCAATCTCATCCCAAATTTTTGTGTGATTTGGGAGTTTGATTTTGGTGCTACATCAGCAAGACTTGTTGGTCTTGCTTACACAGGCCATATTATACAAAGACTAAATGTTAGACTTCCTACCAACCAGGGCTTAACTGCAATTGACATTTTTGTTGATTTACTTTTGTTACATTTTGTTTGCCTTTAGTTTAATTAGTCTGGAATGAACTTAAACAATCCAAACGAGTGTGATTCCTTTCTTTGTCAATCATCTTTCTAGAAGAATTGTTATAGTTTAAGTTGTTTGAGAAATTCAGAGCACTCAGAGATCAaggacagataaagaaaatacagCAAACTAGTTAGAAGTATTCCAATGATAAATAGTATGGAACCAAGTACTTAACAAACATCTACCAACAGCAACATCTAAAGATGAAAGATCATAACTATACCCAACTAAATTCAAATACAATGAAGTAACTTAAGCAATTAACTGCCTGTATCATCAGTTAGATTTGATACTCATCATAGTGATTGCAAGCTCATTGGCATAGCATTAATAGCGCAATAAGACAATTTCCCCAGCATGTTGGTTAAGAACTTGGCAAGAGTACAGAATTAGGGAAAGAAACTGACCCATTATTTGGAGCACCTTTTACCTTGAGAATGCTTGTGATCAGGTTGTATATCTCAACATTCTCAAATGAAGGTATCTTTCTGCCTCTTTCAAATTGTGGCCCATGAGCCAAGAAGATTGTCCTCATCGAGAAGTAGGCATTGTCATAGCCATGAGCTCCATTGCATTCGCAAATATCAGTTCTTTTTGGCGAAACCTTGTACCCTTCAGCCAATAAGCCAATTACTGGTGGAATCCTGTAGCTCTCAGAGTAATGTAGCCGAGCAGGCAAATCCTCCTTCAAGAACATCTTGAGGTACTTTCCATTCTCGATTTTGCCTGAATTTAGCACTTGGTTCATTTTGGTCACAACATCCCATGACGAAACATTTGCAGGAGGCCAGATTGAGAGCAAAGGACTATAGGACCGTATCCAACTCTCTGAAATTGTGATTTCTGGAAAGAAATCATCGAGAAATATTTGTTTGTTAGCACAATTGCCCACCATCCCATGATCACCTACTAGAATCAATGTCACATCCTCAAATATCCCCCTTTTCGTCAACCCGGAGATCAATCTCCCTATCATCCGATCAATCCGAGTGACTGCCTCAGTGATCTGTGGATGGTCCGGCCCCACGACGTGCCCTTGTGAATCGGGATCCTCGAAGTAGAGCGCAATGAAAGCAGGCATCTCGTCATCGGATAGATCGAAGTACCCCAACACGGTATCAACCCTTTCCTCGAAGGGCACTGACCCGTTGtacttagggcagaatttggaaGGGCATGCCCAAGAGCCTTTAATGACCTCCGATCCCGGCCAGAAGTAGACGGCGGCGTTGTAACCATGGGAGGTCACGGTCTCCCAGATAGGTTCCCCGAGCCACCACTTAGGTTCGTGGTTATTCACCGTGAACCAGTCGCCGGACACGGGATCAACGAAGTAGTTGTGGATGATCCCGTGGTGGGCAGGGTAGAGGCCGGTGGCGATGGAGTAGTGGTTAGGGAAGGTGGCGGTGGGGAAGACGGGAATGAGACCCTCCTCGGCCTCTGTGCCGCCGGCAATAAGGCGGTGAATGTTGGGAGTAGAGGTCTTGAACTGGTACCCGAAGCGGAATCCGTCGGAGGAAACGAGGAGGATGACGGGGCGAGCGAGCTTGGAGAGCGGCCGAGACCCGGAGGGGCTGGATCCCATGCCATAGGAGAGGAAGACATAAGCGACCACGAGGAAGAAAAGGACCCAAAAGGAAATTTGGGCACTTCTGGCCGGAGGCGGAGCGGCGCGGCGGATCAAGGGCGAGGTGGGGGCTTCGTCTGCTGCTGCTCCGAAATCCATGTAGGCGGAagcggaggaggaagaggagggaggagaAGATCTCTGAGTCGCCGTCGACGACAATGGATAGGCAATAGGGGGTCGTCTGTCTCAAGCACATTTAACCCCCTTTTCTATGATGAATGGGTATTATAATatctagtagtcgtccgtgatttactttCTTCATTCTCAATAACCATGAGATGATCATCTTAGGGTGATCCTTTTGTCAACGGATGCTCCTATTATACTTGTAGTCTATGAAGGAGGAGAACCAACTATGTAGCATCTACATCGATAATTCAAGCATTGTATACGTCATTAGTCCGATCCTTTGTAGGAACTACCCGTAATAATGAATTTGCAAAATGGATCAATTTATCATAAAGAGATTCGTTGTTCCTGACCCTGCTTCACTTTAATTGCTATTTGAACAAAAAGATCACAATAAACTTTTGGTAAAAGTTATGTCTTTGTTGATCTTGAGACGGATTGGAGGGGGCGCTGGGgatgaacgtattcatctttttatCATAAAGTAGATATTATAATGTCCACTCATAAAAGAGATGAGAGAAAATTTTCAAaggtttaaatatttttgaacactctctcttaatttttttaatatattttttatttttaaattataaaatttttaatattatttaaaaaattaataaaaagaatGAATAAGTGGATGATGAAACCCTAAATAATGAAtgttaatgttaaaaaaaaatatgagtgaAAAAGATATATTATTATAATGTATATAATAGTAgatctcatattttttttatgagaCGATGAATATTATAATGAATTAACATTGTGGATACTTTGATAGATACCTAGTTGTCAACTGTCAACCACTTCTGTTCCATGTTAGAATCGAACAATTTTTCAATAATGAAAAGTGATAATTAATTGACACCTATCTATAATTAGCTACTTCGAACGAGGTCCTCCTCACTTTTaaaccaaattagaaaattaactGAAAAATAGGAATAATGTTTTCACTGTTTCGGCAAAATTTCCTAAAGCAGTACCTTaaattctttcatttttttattttcaaatctcACCCCTAGTTTGGAATTTCATAAAGGattcattttttctttttctttttctaacccGAAATGCCCTCCggtttacaaaatttatttttttaaaaaaattacttttagtGTTGAGATTTGGTTAATTTAAATGAACGT contains:
- the LOC122009921 gene encoding venom phosphodiesterase-like — protein: MDFGAAADEAPTSPLIRRAAPPPARSAQISFWVLFFLVVAYVFLSYGMGSSPSGSRPLSKLARPVILLVSSDGFRFGYQFKTSTPNIHRLIAGGTEAEEGLIPVFPTATFPNHYSIATGLYPAHHGIIHNYFVDPVSGDWFTVNNHEPKWWLGEPIWETVTSHGYNAAVYFWPGSEVIKGSWACPSKFCPKYNGSVPFEERVDTVLGYFDLSDDEMPAFIALYFEDPDSQGHVVGPDHPQITEAVTRIDRMIGRLISGLTKRGIFEDVTLILVGDHGMVGNCANKQIFLDDFFPEITISESWIRSYSPLLSIWPPANVSSWDVVTKMNQVLNSGKIENGKYLKMFLKEDLPARLHYSESYRIPPVIGLLAEGYKVSPKRTDICECNGAHGYDNAYFSMRTIFLAHGPQFERGRKIPSFENVEIYNLITSILKVKGAPNNGSVSFPNSVLLPSS